One genomic segment of Pseudonocardia sp. T1-2H includes these proteins:
- a CDS encoding carboxypeptidase-like regulatory domain-containing protein, with the protein MSTLALVGLILLLLVVVGVVAAVVLLRGRASGESTAPPADPAGTPRTVADLLHHRATSASVEQPAAEPVTVDEPDERPVAAAAGPDEPRPVEAADAGEASVGERTDVVADPEAAEEPATPAEDEPSRERVAALADVDAGPVGPPWSRGFVDGKPIESAPLSSRRAGRPLQPRPEPRADRRAAVDPELVARVTSVQPLLAPHAGADGTTVGRGIVSPAVAEAVARAEAAQRDAAKAEERAEAQASERSRTPEDLPAPADRSTEVSEDLSAQAAEGPGDSSELEPHPARADDPADEPRSTDVPAAEESHVADAAGAAEPPSVVPSPREPRTQDERSPEERLRETPPSPSRPMLMAIAGGALGAAALGVVRASAEKRAEQDTDGGPDAPPLVRLHAVPSAPTGAQATTGGHGAGAERDQAPSDVDPTDGPVDGAGPVAAAPPTGESAAEAGPDAAPADEPVMMAAQPAGSPAAETEEPTVMEANPAGAPQAEAEEPSPAPATDLDGTTEPAGAEVPDHRAAEHAAVDLALLRTLGFADPNPRPGAIPIVDMSGLEDDADIDEARGTEATPVRFHVVRRDGMPVVDAGVTLLDARGREAAGAASDVEGRGVVLAPHPGAFVLVSSARGHQPGVTALTVGAEPLDVEVLLTRSGSIVGVVRGPGSAPVGAASVTLLQDGELVAATESGATGAYRFDDLAAGEYTLTAMAAQHVPAVGTVRLPEETEVEQDVELARAEPAVTLPTSGSVTTSTQAG; encoded by the coding sequence ATGAGCACGCTGGCCCTGGTCGGTCTGATTCTCCTGTTGCTCGTGGTCGTGGGTGTCGTCGCGGCCGTCGTGCTGCTGCGCGGCCGGGCCTCGGGCGAGAGCACCGCCCCGCCCGCCGACCCCGCCGGAACCCCGCGGACCGTCGCGGACCTGCTGCACCACCGCGCGACCTCCGCGAGCGTGGAGCAGCCCGCCGCCGAGCCGGTGACGGTCGACGAGCCGGACGAGCGCCCCGTCGCGGCCGCCGCGGGGCCGGACGAGCCGCGTCCCGTCGAGGCCGCCGACGCGGGCGAGGCTTCCGTCGGCGAGCGCACCGACGTCGTCGCGGACCCCGAGGCCGCCGAGGAGCCCGCCACCCCCGCCGAGGACGAGCCGAGCCGTGAGCGCGTCGCCGCGCTCGCCGACGTCGACGCCGGGCCGGTCGGCCCGCCCTGGTCCCGCGGGTTCGTCGACGGCAAGCCGATCGAGTCCGCACCGCTGTCCTCCCGCCGCGCCGGCCGTCCGCTGCAGCCGCGGCCGGAGCCGCGTGCGGACCGCCGCGCCGCGGTGGATCCCGAGCTGGTCGCCCGCGTGACGTCGGTGCAGCCACTGCTGGCCCCGCACGCCGGCGCCGACGGGACGACGGTCGGCCGGGGGATCGTCAGCCCGGCCGTGGCCGAGGCCGTCGCCCGGGCGGAGGCGGCCCAACGGGACGCGGCGAAGGCGGAGGAGCGGGCGGAGGCGCAGGCGTCCGAGCGCAGCCGGACGCCCGAGGACCTGCCGGCACCGGCCGACCGGAGCACCGAGGTCTCCGAGGACCTGTCGGCGCAGGCCGCCGAGGGCCCCGGGGACTCGTCCGAGCTCGAGCCGCATCCGGCCCGGGCCGACGACCCGGCCGACGAGCCGCGCAGCACCGACGTCCCTGCCGCCGAGGAGAGCCACGTCGCGGACGCCGCCGGGGCGGCGGAACCGCCGAGCGTCGTCCCCTCCCCGCGGGAGCCCCGGACCCAGGACGAGCGGTCCCCGGAGGAGCGGCTCCGCGAGACCCCGCCGTCGCCGTCGCGGCCGATGCTCATGGCGATCGCGGGCGGGGCGCTCGGCGCCGCTGCCCTCGGTGTGGTCCGGGCGTCGGCGGAGAAGCGCGCCGAGCAGGACACCGACGGCGGCCCGGACGCCCCGCCGCTGGTCAGGCTGCACGCGGTCCCCTCGGCGCCCACCGGTGCGCAGGCGACGACGGGCGGGCACGGAGCCGGCGCAGAGCGGGACCAGGCCCCGTCCGACGTGGACCCCACGGACGGGCCGGTCGACGGTGCCGGCCCGGTCGCGGCCGCCCCGCCCACCGGCGAGTCCGCCGCCGAGGCGGGCCCCGACGCGGCGCCGGCCGACGAGCCGGTCATGATGGCGGCCCAGCCCGCCGGGAGCCCGGCGGCGGAGACCGAGGAGCCGACTGTGATGGAGGCGAACCCCGCCGGGGCCCCGCAGGCAGAGGCCGAGGAGCCGAGCCCCGCGCCCGCCACCGATCTCGACGGCACCACCGAGCCCGCCGGCGCGGAGGTCCCCGACCACCGCGCCGCCGAGCACGCGGCCGTCGATCTCGCGCTCCTGCGCACCCTCGGCTTCGCCGACCCCAACCCGCGTCCGGGGGCGATTCCGATCGTCGACATGTCCGGGCTGGAGGACGACGCGGACATCGACGAGGCCCGGGGCACCGAGGCCACCCCCGTGCGCTTCCACGTGGTCCGCCGCGACGGCATGCCCGTCGTCGACGCCGGGGTGACCCTGCTCGACGCCCGGGGCCGCGAGGCCGCCGGTGCCGCCAGCGACGTCGAGGGCCGGGGTGTCGTCCTCGCCCCGCACCCGGGCGCGTTCGTGCTCGTCAGCTCGGCGCGGGGGCACCAGCCCGGGGTCACGGCGCTGACCGTCGGGGCCGAGCCGCTGGACGTCGAGGTGCTGCTGACCCGCTCCGGTTCGATCGTGGGCGTGGTCCGCGGGCCGGGATCCGCGCCGGTCGGCGCGGCGTCGGTGACGCTGCTGCAGGACGGCGAGCTGGTCGCGGCCACCGAGTCCGGTGCCACCGGCGCCTACCGCTTCGACGACCTCGCCGCCGGCGAGTACACGCTCACGGCGATGGCCGCGCAGCACGTCCCCGCCGTCGGCACCGTCCGGTTGCCGGAGGAGACCGAGGTCGAGCAGGACGTCGAGCTGGCCCGCGCGGAGCCCGCCGTCACCCTCCCCACGAGCGGATCGGTGACCACCTCGACCCAGGCCGGCTAG
- a CDS encoding alpha/beta hydrolase gives MAAVDVRRPEGRLPGAGGVELFWQGWLPGRGADDTGEPTGVVLISHGIGEHSGRYGGLADTLTPDGWAVYGLDHRGHGRSEGRRVHAAYPDLLADLETFRARTTARHPGLPVFLLGHSMGGQLALAYALEHQDALAGLVLSAPALTNEVVPPRMVPLLSRLARVAPLLRPAGIDATTISKDPAVVAAYRADPLVHTGNPTLALGAGLFAQMDTLVERSRALRIPLLLQHGSADRLVAPEGTRRLEAAQGSYDVTVRWYEDLWHEIYNEPERERPLADLREWLAAHR, from the coding sequence ATGGCCGCGGTGGATGTGCGGCGGCCCGAGGGCCGTCTCCCCGGTGCGGGCGGCGTCGAGCTGTTCTGGCAGGGCTGGCTCCCGGGCCGGGGCGCCGACGACACGGGCGAGCCCACCGGCGTGGTGTTGATCAGCCACGGCATCGGCGAGCACTCCGGCCGCTACGGCGGCCTCGCGGACACCCTCACCCCGGACGGCTGGGCCGTCTACGGGCTGGACCACCGCGGGCACGGACGCTCCGAGGGCCGCCGGGTCCACGCGGCCTACCCGGACCTGCTCGCGGACCTCGAGACCTTCCGCGCGCGGACGACGGCGCGCCACCCGGGCCTGCCGGTGTTCCTGCTGGGGCACAGCATGGGCGGGCAGCTCGCGCTGGCCTACGCCCTCGAGCACCAGGACGCCCTGGCCGGCCTGGTGCTCTCCGCGCCCGCGCTGACCAACGAGGTCGTGCCGCCGCGGATGGTCCCCCTGCTGAGCCGCCTGGCGAGGGTGGCGCCGCTGCTGCGCCCGGCCGGGATCGACGCGACGACGATCAGCAAGGACCCCGCCGTCGTCGCCGCGTACCGGGCGGACCCGCTGGTGCACACCGGGAACCCGACGCTGGCGCTCGGCGCGGGGCTCTTCGCGCAGATGGACACGCTGGTGGAGCGGTCGCGGGCGTTGCGGATCCCGCTGCTCCTGCAGCACGGCAGCGCGGACCGGCTCGTCGCCCCGGAGGGCACGCGGAGGCTCGAGGCCGCCCAGGGCTCCTACGACGTCACGGTGCGCTGGTACGAGGACCTCTGGCACGAGATCTACAACGAGCCGGAACGCGAGCGTCCCCTTGCCGACCTGCGGGAATGGCTTGCCGCGCACCGCTAG
- a CDS encoding cysteine dioxygenase has protein sequence MSLHAARAVAPTPLDLTDLTDLTRRVAAEVLAGEHEVHVDPENRWYRRLVGDDYVDVWLISWAREKAAELHDHAGSLGALTVVSGELLEQRWVAGTPGRPAGLRERTLRAGRGATFPLGHVHEVVNTSDTPAISVHAYSPPLTVMSYYAVEEGPAEQGSRLRRTRSELTRGEPEPLPIVSPSLSGATTA, from the coding sequence GTGTCCCTGCACGCCGCGCGCGCCGTCGCGCCCACACCGCTCGACCTGACCGACCTCACGGACCTCACCCGCCGCGTCGCCGCCGAGGTGCTGGCCGGGGAGCACGAGGTGCACGTCGACCCCGAGAACCGGTGGTACCGGCGCCTCGTGGGCGACGACTACGTCGACGTCTGGCTGATCAGCTGGGCCCGGGAGAAGGCCGCCGAGCTGCACGACCACGCGGGCTCGCTGGGCGCGCTGACCGTCGTCTCCGGGGAACTGCTCGAGCAGCGCTGGGTGGCCGGGACGCCCGGGCGCCCGGCCGGGCTGCGGGAGCGGACCCTGCGCGCGGGCCGCGGGGCGACCTTTCCGCTCGGGCACGTGCACGAGGTCGTCAACACCTCGGACACACCCGCGATCAGCGTGCACGCCTACTCGCCGCCGCTCACCGTGATGTCCTACTACGCGGTCGAGGAGGGTCCGGCCGAGCAGGGCTCCCGGCTGCGGCGCACCCGCAGCGAGCTGACGAGGGGCGAGCCCGAGCCGTTGCCGATCGTGTCCCCCTCGCTGAGCGGGGCGACGACCGCATGA
- a CDS encoding SpoIIE family protein phosphatase, which produces MPGAGRKHPDALGRPCTEVWPEIWERIGPALKQVLETGEPVFREDDRLVLNRNGRLEETYWRYSYSPIRSADGTRVLGVFNVTAETTAQVLGTRRMRLLGRLGEVSRDVRTTPEALAGIAAVLAEASEDVAFALFTIGEGDGQRLVASAGLDDPEPVAASVRPPATPPPGGPVVEELPEPVVGRDPDPVGRVVRTVLPGTQGSPSVGVVLGLPPLLPADDDHLFFLRLVLGHVGTAVAAARTHSDERRRLEAMVARDRSKTEFFTGVSHEFRTPLSLILGPLDQLRHSADAEVRRGAEMAHRNAERMVKLVNSLLDVSRLEAGHSDAGFAPVDLGTLTGELAGLFREAVERAGLRLDVDCPPSERPVWVDQDMWEKIVLNLLSNAVKFTFTGGVSVSTRIEGEEAVLRLADTGTGVPAAELPHLFERFHRVRGARARSHEGSGIGLALVRQLVEVHSGTVEVTSTPEVGTTFTVRLPLGFAHLPVESIGSRTPVTPRPSPATAEPFLAEALRSMPGGSSDEAGPDLAATVDAVGAGGRSRVLVADDDADMRNYLQQLLSENWVVQAVADGRQALEAARADPPDLVVADVMMPGLDGIGLLRALRTDARTAGLPVVLLSARAGEEAAVEGLDAGADDYLVKPFSARELLARVANHLQLGRVRRAAELRFRAMADSTPALIWVDDAGGHRIFVNRGWLDFTGVRDPAGELGLEWRERIHPEDRERYRTVVEAASRAGAPFEVEYRLRDADGRYRWVLDRGTPVGGDRSAGYIGGCLDIDAQHVERRRYPVFARLGDVLDRELTRVDRLHALARTLVDEGLTDAARVYEGGTESPVVLRAVAAPDPAIEADLWPLSGSPALTEHGDARETFRLGPDEMRAALEGVPPEDAAVWRRLGAHSALIVPLRARGAWLGVIGAVRLGDTPAFDDADVDIITEIARRAGVAVDNARLLELERSSAQRLGLLHRATAEMSAAATPTQVARIATNHVVALLGAPIAGTFELRGELMEPLATHGWQSDVATTVPLTEPLPSRDAVRHRTAIWLRDAGECRERYPAAAKYLEDGGPEAACWLPLVVGDRVLGLIGVAFHDRREFPETDREAALAVAELAAQALDRAFLLTAETDGRRLAERLGAVATALSRATDLDAVAAVIVAHGMSAVEAEALVVVAADDEGVLHPLAADGWDAPGSPLAPDATHPLAGVVRTGQPIWLAQNPPEPFPAHTAVPLLVGGRAIGAVGLRFAEPPSFTPERRGFVLTLASQCAQAVLRARLHQAEHEVAVTLQRSLLPQRLPDLDRLAIATRYKPGTEGTEAGGDWFDVLDLDHDRVALVVGDVVGRGPSAAAVMGQLRSALAANLVNGQSPASALEQLDLFARRVEGARASTVACAVVDCATGELVYACAGHPPPLAAGRDGGVRLLDRGRGTPLGVSGRPPFVESAARIEIGETILLCSDGLFERRTEVIDDGLARLVETFGPLAHVQPRDMVDTLLDRMLAGSGAPDDTAVVVARLLPLPLRERLPADAERLAPLRRRVTAWSRDCGLDADAVTDLQLALGEAVTNAVEHAYLGGRAEPADEAVDVVLQVLEDGSVEVRVADRGVWRPPPEDPGYRGRGLALIRELAHDVRVEPGESGTVVRFRVPPVPVEHPPALPGTALGADGAEAPAEGPARLRRWADEHTVRLHVDGDLDLAGVASVRSDLLAELDGGRTLTLTLGSDSYVSSAGIALLSEVAQRARAAGGELTVVTPSDSPSRRILVLAGLDTVIGLSAGPRGEDG; this is translated from the coding sequence GTGCCCGGCGCGGGCCGCAAGCACCCGGACGCACTCGGCCGGCCGTGCACCGAGGTCTGGCCGGAGATCTGGGAGCGCATCGGCCCCGCGTTGAAGCAGGTCCTGGAGACCGGTGAGCCGGTCTTCCGCGAGGACGACCGGCTCGTCTTGAACCGCAACGGCCGCCTCGAGGAGACGTACTGGCGGTACTCCTACAGCCCGATCCGCAGCGCCGACGGCACCCGGGTGCTCGGCGTCTTCAACGTGACCGCCGAGACCACCGCCCAGGTGCTCGGCACCCGCCGGATGCGGCTGCTGGGGCGCCTCGGCGAGGTCTCCCGGGACGTCCGGACCACGCCCGAGGCACTCGCCGGGATCGCGGCCGTCCTCGCGGAGGCGAGTGAGGACGTCGCGTTCGCGCTCTTCACGATCGGCGAGGGCGACGGGCAGCGGCTCGTGGCCTCGGCCGGCCTCGACGACCCGGAGCCGGTAGCCGCGTCCGTGCGCCCGCCGGCCACCCCGCCTCCCGGTGGCCCGGTGGTCGAGGAGCTGCCCGAGCCCGTCGTCGGCCGCGATCCGGACCCCGTCGGACGGGTGGTGCGCACCGTGCTGCCGGGGACCCAGGGCTCCCCGTCGGTCGGCGTGGTGCTCGGTCTGCCGCCGCTGCTGCCGGCGGACGACGACCATCTTTTCTTCCTGCGGCTCGTCCTCGGCCACGTCGGCACCGCGGTCGCGGCCGCGCGCACCCATTCCGACGAGCGCCGTCGGCTCGAGGCGATGGTCGCGCGGGACCGGTCGAAGACCGAGTTCTTCACCGGCGTCAGCCACGAGTTCCGCACGCCGTTGTCGCTGATCCTGGGCCCGCTGGACCAGCTGCGGCACTCGGCGGACGCGGAGGTCCGCCGGGGCGCGGAGATGGCGCACCGCAACGCCGAGCGCATGGTCAAGCTCGTGAACAGTCTGCTCGACGTGTCCCGGCTCGAGGCCGGGCACAGCGACGCCGGGTTCGCGCCCGTCGATCTCGGGACCCTGACCGGGGAGCTGGCCGGGCTGTTCCGGGAGGCGGTCGAACGGGCCGGGCTGCGGCTCGACGTCGACTGCCCGCCGTCGGAGCGTCCGGTCTGGGTGGACCAGGACATGTGGGAGAAGATCGTCCTCAACCTGCTCAGCAACGCGGTGAAGTTCACCTTCACCGGCGGGGTCTCGGTGAGCACGCGGATCGAGGGCGAGGAGGCCGTGCTGCGGCTGGCCGACACCGGCACCGGCGTCCCGGCCGCCGAGCTCCCGCACCTGTTCGAGCGGTTCCACCGGGTACGCGGCGCCCGGGCCCGCTCGCACGAGGGCAGCGGGATCGGGCTGGCGCTGGTCCGTCAGCTCGTCGAGGTGCACAGCGGGACCGTCGAGGTGACCAGCACCCCGGAGGTCGGCACCACGTTCACCGTGCGGCTGCCGCTCGGGTTCGCGCACCTGCCGGTCGAGAGCATCGGGTCGCGCACACCGGTCACGCCGCGGCCCAGCCCCGCGACGGCCGAGCCGTTCCTCGCCGAGGCGCTGCGTTCGATGCCCGGCGGGAGCAGCGACGAGGCCGGCCCGGACCTCGCCGCGACCGTCGACGCCGTCGGGGCCGGCGGCCGCAGCCGCGTCCTCGTCGCGGACGACGACGCGGACATGCGGAACTACCTGCAGCAGCTGCTCTCCGAGAACTGGGTGGTGCAGGCCGTCGCGGACGGCCGGCAGGCGCTCGAGGCGGCGCGTGCGGACCCGCCGGACCTGGTCGTCGCGGACGTGATGATGCCCGGCCTCGACGGGATCGGGCTGCTCCGCGCGCTGCGCACCGACGCCCGCACCGCGGGCCTGCCCGTCGTGCTGCTGTCCGCCCGCGCCGGCGAGGAGGCCGCCGTCGAGGGCCTCGACGCGGGCGCGGACGACTACCTCGTCAAGCCGTTCTCGGCCCGCGAGCTGCTCGCCCGGGTCGCCAACCACCTGCAGCTCGGCCGCGTCCGACGGGCCGCGGAGCTGCGGTTCCGCGCGATGGCGGACTCCACCCCGGCCCTGATCTGGGTGGACGACGCCGGCGGACACCGGATCTTCGTCAACCGCGGCTGGCTGGACTTCACCGGGGTCAGGGACCCGGCCGGCGAGCTGGGCCTGGAATGGCGCGAACGCATCCATCCCGAGGACCGCGAGCGTTACCGGACGGTCGTCGAGGCGGCGTCCCGGGCCGGCGCACCGTTCGAGGTCGAGTACCGCCTGCGCGATGCGGACGGCCGTTACCGCTGGGTCCTGGACCGCGGGACGCCCGTGGGCGGGGACCGCTCCGCGGGCTACATCGGCGGCTGCCTGGACATCGACGCCCAGCACGTCGAACGCCGCCGGTACCCCGTCTTCGCGCGGCTCGGGGACGTGCTGGACCGCGAGCTGACCAGGGTGGACCGGCTGCACGCGCTGGCGCGGACGCTCGTCGACGAGGGTCTGACGGATGCGGCCCGCGTGTACGAGGGCGGGACCGAGTCGCCGGTCGTCCTGCGCGCCGTCGCCGCTCCCGACCCGGCCATCGAGGCGGATCTGTGGCCGCTGAGCGGCTCGCCCGCGCTGACCGAGCACGGCGACGCCAGAGAGACGTTCCGGCTCGGGCCCGACGAGATGCGCGCGGCGCTCGAGGGCGTCCCGCCGGAGGACGCCGCGGTCTGGCGGCGGCTCGGGGCGCACTCCGCTCTCATCGTCCCGCTCCGGGCCCGGGGCGCCTGGCTCGGCGTGATCGGCGCGGTGCGCCTCGGGGATACGCCTGCCTTTGACGACGCGGACGTCGACATCATCACCGAGATCGCCCGCCGGGCCGGGGTCGCGGTGGACAACGCGCGTCTGCTCGAGCTGGAGCGGTCCAGCGCGCAGCGGCTCGGGCTGCTGCACCGCGCGACCGCGGAGATGTCCGCGGCGGCGACCCCGACCCAGGTCGCCCGGATCGCGACGAACCACGTGGTCGCGCTGCTGGGCGCGCCGATCGCGGGCACGTTCGAGCTGCGTGGCGAGCTGATGGAGCCGCTGGCCACCCATGGTTGGCAGAGCGACGTGGCCACGACCGTCCCGCTCACCGAGCCGCTGCCCAGCCGGGACGCGGTCCGGCACCGCACCGCGATCTGGCTCCGGGACGCCGGCGAGTGCCGCGAGCGGTATCCGGCCGCCGCGAAGTACCTGGAGGACGGCGGCCCGGAGGCGGCCTGCTGGCTGCCGCTGGTCGTCGGGGACCGGGTGCTCGGCCTGATCGGGGTCGCGTTCCACGACCGGCGGGAGTTCCCCGAGACGGACCGCGAGGCGGCGCTGGCCGTCGCGGAACTGGCCGCGCAGGCCCTGGACCGCGCATTCCTGCTCACCGCGGAGACGGACGGGCGCCGGCTGGCCGAGCGCCTCGGCGCCGTCGCGACCGCGCTGTCGCGGGCCACGGACCTGGACGCCGTCGCCGCGGTGATCGTCGCGCACGGCATGTCCGCGGTCGAGGCGGAGGCCCTGGTCGTCGTGGCCGCGGACGACGAGGGCGTGCTGCACCCGCTCGCCGCGGACGGCTGGGACGCCCCCGGGTCGCCGCTCGCCCCGGATGCCACGCACCCGCTCGCGGGCGTGGTGCGGACGGGCCAGCCGATCTGGCTGGCGCAGAACCCGCCCGAGCCCTTCCCCGCGCACACGGCCGTCCCGCTGCTGGTCGGGGGCCGGGCGATCGGGGCCGTCGGGTTGCGGTTCGCCGAGCCGCCCAGCTTCACCCCGGAACGTCGCGGCTTCGTCCTGACGCTGGCCAGCCAGTGCGCGCAGGCCGTGCTGCGGGCGCGGCTGCACCAGGCCGAGCACGAGGTCGCGGTGACGCTGCAGCGGAGCCTGCTCCCTCAGCGGTTGCCGGACCTGGACCGGCTCGCGATCGCCACCCGCTACAAGCCCGGCACCGAGGGCACGGAGGCCGGCGGGGACTGGTTCGACGTGCTGGACCTGGACCACGACCGGGTCGCGCTGGTCGTCGGGGACGTGGTGGGGCGCGGGCCGTCCGCCGCCGCCGTCATGGGGCAGCTGCGCAGCGCGCTCGCCGCGAACCTGGTCAACGGCCAGTCCCCGGCGTCGGCTCTCGAGCAGCTCGACCTGTTCGCCCGGCGCGTCGAGGGTGCCCGGGCCAGCACGGTGGCCTGCGCGGTCGTGGACTGCGCGACCGGTGAGCTGGTCTACGCCTGCGCCGGGCATCCGCCGCCGCTGGCCGCGGGTCGCGACGGCGGGGTCCGGCTCCTCGACCGGGGCCGCGGCACGCCCCTCGGGGTCTCCGGCCGGCCGCCCTTCGTCGAGTCGGCGGCCCGGATCGAGATCGGCGAGACGATCCTGCTCTGTTCCGACGGGCTCTTCGAACGCCGCACCGAGGTGATCGACGACGGCCTGGCCCGGCTCGTCGAGACGTTCGGCCCGCTGGCGCACGTGCAGCCGCGGGACATGGTGGACACCCTGCTGGACCGGATGCTCGCCGGGTCGGGGGCGCCGGACGACACCGCCGTCGTCGTCGCCCGGTTGCTGCCGCTGCCGTTGCGCGAACGCCTGCCCGCGGACGCCGAGCGGCTCGCCCCGCTGCGCCGCCGGGTCACCGCCTGGAGCAGGGACTGCGGGCTGGACGCCGACGCCGTCACGGACCTGCAGCTCGCGCTCGGCGAGGCGGTGACCAACGCCGTCGAGCACGCGTACCTGGGCGGCCGGGCCGAACCCGCGGACGAGGCGGTCGACGTCGTTCTGCAGGTGCTGGAGGACGGCTCGGTGGAGGTGCGGGTCGCGGACCGCGGGGTGTGGCGGCCGCCGCCGGAGGACCCGGGCTACCGCGGCCGCGGGCTCGCGCTGATCCGCGAGCTCGCCCACGACGTCCGCGTCGAGCCGGGGGAGAGCGGGACCGTCGTGCGGTTCCGGGTGCCGCCGGTGCCGGTCGAGCACCCGCCGGCCCTGCCCGGGACGGCGCTCGGGGCGGACGGCGCGGAGGCGCCGGCCGAGGGGCCCGCGCGGTTGCGCCGGTGGGCGGACGAGCACACGGTGCGCCTGCACGTCGACGGCGACCTGGACCTCGCGGGCGTCGCGTCCGTGCGGTCGGACCTGCTCGCCGAGCTGGACGGGGGCCGGACGCTCACCCTCACCCTCGGCTCCGACTCGTACGTGAGCAGCGCCGGGATCGCGCTGCTGTCGGAGGTGGCGCAGCGGGCCCGCGCGGCAGGGGGCGAGCTGACGGTCGTGACGCCGTCGGACAGCCCGTCGCGGCGGATCCTGGTGCTCGCCGGGCTGGACACCGTGATCGGGCTCTCGGCGGGTCCCCGGGGCGAGGACGGTTAG
- a CDS encoding acetoacetate decarboxylase family protein, with protein MATPLDDGSWEIRGHRVTFPVRIHDAAAACATYVVRADRARAQLAGSGLEPVSVAGRTLLFLALIDYRVNDLGIYSEVATALPAWHHGKIGLHILQLPVTEEFTLEAGRALWGLPKWLGHADLSISGRRGTCRLDEGAEHVLTAAISALPLRIPFTIPGAVTALAPRDGAVLASPVTASVSGVRVGLGATVDLGARHPMAAQLRELGLPRRPLLTTVIDHVAFDMAPAEVR; from the coding sequence GTGGCCACCCCGCTCGACGACGGCAGCTGGGAGATCCGGGGACACCGGGTCACCTTCCCCGTCCGCATCCACGACGCCGCGGCCGCCTGCGCGACCTATGTGGTGCGGGCCGACCGGGCGCGTGCCCAGCTCGCCGGCAGCGGGCTCGAACCGGTGTCCGTCGCGGGGCGCACACTGCTGTTCCTCGCCCTGATCGACTACCGGGTGAACGATCTCGGCATCTACTCGGAGGTCGCGACCGCGCTCCCCGCGTGGCACCACGGCAAGATCGGCCTGCACATCCTCCAGCTCCCCGTCACCGAGGAGTTCACGCTCGAGGCGGGGCGCGCGCTGTGGGGGCTGCCGAAGTGGCTCGGCCACGCGGATCTGTCGATCTCCGGGCGCCGCGGCACCTGCCGGCTCGACGAGGGCGCCGAGCACGTGCTCACCGCCGCGATCTCCGCGTTGCCGCTCCGGATCCCGTTCACGATCCCCGGCGCGGTCACGGCCCTCGCCCCGCGGGACGGAGCGGTCCTGGCGAGCCCGGTGACGGCGAGCGTGAGCGGCGTCCGGGTCGGCCTCGGCGCGACCGTGGATCTCGGGGCCCGGCACCCGATGGCGGCGCAGCTGCGCGAGCTCGGGCTCCCCCGGCGTCCGCTACTCACGACGGTGATCGACCACGTCGCGTTCGACATGGCGCCCGCCGAAGTTCGCTAG